GCAAGGGGGCCGATCCGCTGGTCTGCCTGACCGCCTATACGACCCCCGTGGCACAGCTGGCGGACGCGGACTGCGATCTGGTTCTGGTCGGTGACAGCGTCGGCATGGTGCTGCACGGGCTGCCCTCGACCCTCGGCGTGACGATGGAGATGATGGTGCTGCACGGCCGCGCCGTCGCCCGTGGCCTCAGCCGCGCGCTGATGGTCGTCGACATGCCCTTCGGCAGCTATGAGGAAAGCCCGGCCCAAGCCTTTCGCAATGCCGCCCACTTGATGGCGGAAACCGGTGCCGGCGCAGTCAAGCTGGAAGGCGGCGCGCATATGGAGGACACGATCCGCTTTATCGTCGATCGCGGCATCCCCGTCATGGCCCATATCGGCCTGACGCCGCAGGCAGTAAACGCGCTTGGCGGCTACAAGGTGCAGGGGCGCGGCGCAGATGCGGACCGGATCCTGGAAGACGCCCGTGCGGTGACCCGCGCCGGGGCCTTCTCGGTCGTGCTGGAAAAGGTGCCCGCCGCTCTGGCGGATCAGATCACCGCGGGTATCGACATTCCCACGGTCGGCATCGGGGCGTCCGCGGGCTGTGACGGGCAGATCCTGGTGATCGACGACATGCTGGGCCTTTTCGACGCCTTCAAGCCGAAGTTCGTGAAACGCTATGGCGACCTGGCCAGCGAGGCGCGTACCGCCATCCGCACCTACGCGGAAGAGGTCCGCGCCCGCAGCTTCCCCGCCCCCGAACATGTCTTTTCCCAGGAGGAACCAGGCACATGAAGATAATCCGCACCAAGGCCGAGCTGCGCGCCCTCACGCAAAGCTGGCGTCGCGCCGGGGACAGCATCGGTGTGGTGCCGACCATGGGCGCGCTGCATGCCGGTCATCTGAGCCTGGTCGACCGCGCCTGCGACGAGAATGACCGGGTGATCGTGACACTGTTCGTGAACCCCAAGCAGTTCAACAACCCCGAGGATCTGGCCAAATACCCCAGGACCGAGGACAGCGATGCCGAAAAGCTGACGCCCTATGGCGCGGATGT
This sequence is a window from Sulfitobacter alexandrii. Protein-coding genes within it:
- the panB gene encoding 3-methyl-2-oxobutanoate hydroxymethyltransferase, with the protein product MSQSAPQRSLTASDIRARKGADPLVCLTAYTTPVAQLADADCDLVLVGDSVGMVLHGLPSTLGVTMEMMVLHGRAVARGLSRALMVVDMPFGSYEESPAQAFRNAAHLMAETGAGAVKLEGGAHMEDTIRFIVDRGIPVMAHIGLTPQAVNALGGYKVQGRGADADRILEDARAVTRAGAFSVVLEKVPAALADQITAGIDIPTVGIGASAGCDGQILVIDDMLGLFDAFKPKFVKRYGDLASEARTAIRTYAEEVRARSFPAPEHVFSQEEPGT